In one window of Natator depressus isolate rNatDep1 chromosome 12, rNatDep2.hap1, whole genome shotgun sequence DNA:
- the TMEM231 gene encoding transmembrane protein 231 isoform X2 — MVQLELFSHPGPGVRYRAGLCSTAALGLLLLWALTYLPPLLVAYRSQGLWLKQSTYMEQPTVQFQYEVLLVAMTGADPGSFLAWSTFPAFNRLQEDQLRVPLISTREEDKNHDGKMDQLHFKLELPLQSTEQVLAVQLILTFSYQLHRMSTFVMQSMAFIQSSSPIPGSQLYVNGDLKLHQRQSLSHCGVDVRYNVSVINGTSPFASDYDLTNIIAAYQDRNVTTVLSDPNPVWLVGRAADAPFVINATIHYPVEVILYPLAVYVNSLEVTRRVEEYPLKDMLKE; from the exons ATGGTCCAGCTGGAGCTCTTCTCCCACCCCGGGCCCGGCGTCCGCTACCGCGCCGGACTCTGCTCCACGGCggcgctggggctgctgctgctgtgggcacTCACCTACCTGCCGCCGCTGCTGGTGGCGTATCGGAGCCAGG GACTTTGGCTGAAACAAAGTACCTACATGGAGCAGCCCACAGTACAGTTTCAGTATGAGGTGCTGCTGGTGGCTATGACTGGAGCTGACCCAGGCAGCTTCCTGGCTTGGAGCACATTTCCAGCCTTCAACCGCCTCCAGGAAGACCAACTGCGAGTTCCACTCATCTCA ACTAGAGAAGAAGACAAGAATCATGATGGCAAAATGGaccaattacattttaaattagaGCTTCCTTTACAATCTACAGAGCAAGTACTTGCGGTCCAGCTCATTCTGACTTTCTCCTACCAATTACAT AGGATGTCAACGTTTGTGATGCAGAGCATGGCTTTTATCCAATCATCTTCCCCTATTCCAGGGTCCCAGCTTTATGTGAACGGAGACCTGAAATTGCACCAGAGGCAGTCACTTAGCCATTGTGGAGTAGACGTCAGATACAAT GTATCTGTGATCAATGGCACCAGCCCTTTTGCAAGTGACTATGATCTCACTAACATCATTGCAGCATATCAAGATAGAAATG TAACAACAGTTCTTTCTGATCCCAACCCTGTTTGGCTGGTAGGAAGAGCAGCAGATGCACCATTTGTGATTAATGCCACTATCCATTACCCAGTGGAGGTTATTTTATATCCTTTAGCAGTTTATGTGAACTCCCTTGAGGTAACAAG gagggttGAGGAGTATCCTCTGAAGGACATGCTGAAGGAGTGA
- the TMEM231 gene encoding transmembrane protein 231 isoform X1 — translation MVQLELFSHPGPGVRYRAGLCSTAALGLLLLWALTYLPPLLVAYRSQGLWLKQSTYMEQPTVQFQYEVLLVAMTGADPGSFLAWSTFPAFNRLQEDQLRVPLISTREEDKNHDGKMDQLHFKLELPLQSTEQVLAVQLILTFSYQLHRMSTFVMQSMAFIQSSSPIPGSQLYVNGDLKLHQRQSLSHCGVDVRYNVSVINGTSPFASDYDLTNIIAAYQDRNVTTVLSDPNPVWLVGRAADAPFVINATIHYPVEVILYQPGFWEMIKFAWIQYVSILLIFLWVFDRIKIFVFQNQVLTTIPVLPVSSYKQHQS, via the exons ATGGTCCAGCTGGAGCTCTTCTCCCACCCCGGGCCCGGCGTCCGCTACCGCGCCGGACTCTGCTCCACGGCggcgctggggctgctgctgctgtgggcacTCACCTACCTGCCGCCGCTGCTGGTGGCGTATCGGAGCCAGG GACTTTGGCTGAAACAAAGTACCTACATGGAGCAGCCCACAGTACAGTTTCAGTATGAGGTGCTGCTGGTGGCTATGACTGGAGCTGACCCAGGCAGCTTCCTGGCTTGGAGCACATTTCCAGCCTTCAACCGCCTCCAGGAAGACCAACTGCGAGTTCCACTCATCTCA ACTAGAGAAGAAGACAAGAATCATGATGGCAAAATGGaccaattacattttaaattagaGCTTCCTTTACAATCTACAGAGCAAGTACTTGCGGTCCAGCTCATTCTGACTTTCTCCTACCAATTACAT AGGATGTCAACGTTTGTGATGCAGAGCATGGCTTTTATCCAATCATCTTCCCCTATTCCAGGGTCCCAGCTTTATGTGAACGGAGACCTGAAATTGCACCAGAGGCAGTCACTTAGCCATTGTGGAGTAGACGTCAGATACAAT GTATCTGTGATCAATGGCACCAGCCCTTTTGCAAGTGACTATGATCTCACTAACATCATTGCAGCATATCAAGATAGAAATG TAACAACAGTTCTTTCTGATCCCAACCCTGTTTGGCTGGTAGGAAGAGCAGCAGATGCACCATTTGTGATTAATGCCACTATCCATTACCCAGTGGAGGTTATTTT ATATCAGCCAGGGTTCTGGGAAATGATCAAATTTGCCTGGATCCAGTATGTTAGTATCCTGCTTATCTTTCTTTGGGTGTTTGACAGGATAAAAATCTTTGTGTTCCAGAATCAGGTGCTGACCACAATACCAGTGTTGCCAGTTTCCTCTTATAAACAGCACCAGTCCTGA
- the TMEM231 gene encoding transmembrane protein 231 isoform X3: MEQPTVQFQYEVLLVAMTGADPGSFLAWSTFPAFNRLQEDQLRVPLISTREEDKNHDGKMDQLHFKLELPLQSTEQVLAVQLILTFSYQLHRMSTFVMQSMAFIQSSSPIPGSQLYVNGDLKLHQRQSLSHCGVDVRYNVSVINGTSPFASDYDLTNIIAAYQDRNVTTVLSDPNPVWLVGRAADAPFVINATIHYPVEVILYQPGFWEMIKFAWIQYVSILLIFLWVFDRIKIFVFQNQVLTTIPVLPVSSYKQHQS; the protein is encoded by the exons ATGGAGCAGCCCACAGTACAGTTTCAGTATGAGGTGCTGCTGGTGGCTATGACTGGAGCTGACCCAGGCAGCTTCCTGGCTTGGAGCACATTTCCAGCCTTCAACCGCCTCCAGGAAGACCAACTGCGAGTTCCACTCATCTCA ACTAGAGAAGAAGACAAGAATCATGATGGCAAAATGGaccaattacattttaaattagaGCTTCCTTTACAATCTACAGAGCAAGTACTTGCGGTCCAGCTCATTCTGACTTTCTCCTACCAATTACAT AGGATGTCAACGTTTGTGATGCAGAGCATGGCTTTTATCCAATCATCTTCCCCTATTCCAGGGTCCCAGCTTTATGTGAACGGAGACCTGAAATTGCACCAGAGGCAGTCACTTAGCCATTGTGGAGTAGACGTCAGATACAAT GTATCTGTGATCAATGGCACCAGCCCTTTTGCAAGTGACTATGATCTCACTAACATCATTGCAGCATATCAAGATAGAAATG TAACAACAGTTCTTTCTGATCCCAACCCTGTTTGGCTGGTAGGAAGAGCAGCAGATGCACCATTTGTGATTAATGCCACTATCCATTACCCAGTGGAGGTTATTTT ATATCAGCCAGGGTTCTGGGAAATGATCAAATTTGCCTGGATCCAGTATGTTAGTATCCTGCTTATCTTTCTTTGGGTGTTTGACAGGATAAAAATCTTTGTGTTCCAGAATCAGGTGCTGACCACAATACCAGTGTTGCCAGTTTCCTCTTATAAACAGCACCAGTCCTGA
- the LOC141996746 gene encoding carbohydrate sulfotransferase 5-like: MVRLRLSSTIVVVFLMIQTGFLLFMYARHSSFMPQSEEKPSRVHILILSSWRSGSSFVGQLFSQHPDVFYLMEPAWHVWVTMYQNSAKVLHMAVRDLVRSVFKCDMSVFDAYMPWKRNLSDLFQWAVSRALCSAPACDSFQRTDITNEMACKTLCGKYPFSKVEETCKTYSHIVLKEVRFFDLTVLYPLLTDLSLNLKIIHLVRDPRAVAKSREQSVKALARDNGIVLSTNGTKVEDSKYKVMKEICRSHVQIYETATQKPPRFLKDRYLMIRFEDLVQDPLSEIGDMYKFADLRLTPKLESWIYNITHGQGPGKKKEAFKITSRDAVNVSQAWRNILSFQKIKKVQEVCKGAINMLGYKILDSEKEQKDLSLDLVLPRRRNQFSWSSYNPKN, from the coding sequence ATGGTGAGACTTCGGCTTTCCAGCACCATTGTTGTAGTTTTCCTTATGATTCAGACTGGATTCTTACTATTTATGTATGCTCGACATAGCAGCTTCATGCCTCAGTCTGAAGAGAAGCCATCTCGGGTGCACATCCTTATTCTCTCTTCCTGGAGGTCAGGATCTTCCTTCGTTGGCCAACTGTTTAGCCAACACCCTGATGTCTTCTACCTGATGGAACCTGCCTGGCATGTGTGGGTAACGATGTACCAGAACAGTGCCAAAGTCTTACATATGGCTGTTAGAGACCTAGTCAGGTCTGTCTTCAAGTGTGACATGTCTGTGTTTGATGCCTACATGCCTTGGAAGAGAAACTTGTCCGATCTCTTCCAGTGGGCAGTGAGTCGGGCACTCTGTTCAGCTCCTGCCTGTGATTCCTTTCAACGCACCGACATTACCAATGAAATGGCCTGCAAGACCCTTTGTGGCAAGTACCCATTCAGCAAGGTGGAGGAAACTTGCAAGACCTACAGCCACATTGTCCTCAAGGAGGTCCGGTTCTTTGATCTGACAGTTCTCTATCCCCTTCTCACTGACCTCTCCCTGAATCTCAAAATCATTCACTTGGTGCGTGATCCCAGAGCTGTTGCCAAGTCACGAGAACAATCAGTAAAAGCCTTAGCTCGTGACAATGGGATTGTTCTGAGCACCAATGGCACTAAAGTGGAGGATAGCAAATATAAAGTAATGAAGGAAATTTGTAGAAGTCATGTCCAGATTTATGAAACAGCTACTCAGAAACCTCCAAGATTTCTAAAAGATCGCTATTTGATGATCCGTTTTGAAGATCTGGTTCAAGATCCCTTATCAGAAATCGGAGACATGTATAAATTTGCAGACCTTAGACTGACCCCCAAACTTGAAAGCTGGATCTATAATATCACACATGGCCAGGGAccaggaaagaaaaaggaagcctTCAAAATCACCTCCCGAGATGCAGTTAATGTTTCCCAGGCGTGGAGGAATATTCTTTCCTTCCAAAAAATTAAGAAAGTACAAGAAGTCTGCAAAGGTGCTATAAATATGCTTGGCTATAAAATTCTGGATTCTGAGAAAGAGCAAAAAGATTTGTCATTGGATTTAGTGTTGCCAAGACGAAGAAACCAGTTCAGTTGGTCATCATACAATCCGAAAAACTAA